The DNA segment ACAGCAACAGCAACAGCAACAGCAACTGCCGCGCATTTGCCGTTGCTGTTGCTGTTCCCCTCAGTTCCTTCCGTACCCGAGCGAGCGACAGTGACCTGCGGTGCAGACCTCTTTGCGTCCTTTGCGCCCTTCGCGCCTCTGCGTCAACGCTGTTTGCGGTCTGCGAGTCAGGAGAGATCAGCGCCCCATGGCCCGGAGCTCGACGAGCATGCAGCGGTCCTGCACGACATCGATGCCGGCCCGCGCCAGTGACTCGGCGACGGCGTCGTGGCGGATGCCGAGCTGCATCCAGACGAGCGCCGGATGGAGGGCGAGGATGTCGTCGAGGTGGGGCGGGATGTCGGCTGGGCGCCGGAAGAGCTGGACGGTGTCGACCGGCGTCGGCACGTCGCGCAGGGCGCGATGGACGGGTTCGCCGAGGACCGTCGTCATCTCCGGGTAGTAGACGGGGACCGGGATGATCCGGTAGCCGGCCCGCTGTGTGTACTCGGGCACATACCAGGCGGGCGCGCCGGTCTCCTCGGGCTTGATGCCGACGACGGCGATGGTGTGCACGCGGGCGAGGGCGGCGTGGATGGCCTCGTCGGTGGAGAGCAGGTGGCTGCGCCAGCCATCAGCGGCGGCGGGGGCGTGAGGGGGCATGGGTGCCGGTGCCAGAGGGAGCGGAGGCCCCGGAAGGGGCAGGACGCGTAACGGCGGGCGCTCAGGTAAATTCCCGGTGCTCCCGCAGGTTCCTACCCTGCCATCACGATCTCGAGCCGGCCATGCTGCGCCGTCACTGCGCGCTGGCGGACCACCGACCTTTCCCATGCGATTTCTCGTACTTGGCCGCGGCGCACAGGGCTCCGCCTGTGCCTTCGACCTGCTCCGCAGTCCCGGCGTCTCCGAGGTTCGGATTGCCGACCTCGACGTCTCGTCGCTGCCGTCGTTCCTTCCCTCGGGCGATCCGAGACTGAAGGCAGTGTCGATCGACGTGCGCGATCGTGGCGCGATGCTGGCGCAGATGGGCGAGGTGGATGCCGTGCTCAGCGCCATTCCCTACTACTTCAACGGCGAGCTCGCGGCCCTCGCCGTCCAGGCCGGCGTGCACTTCGCCGACCTCGGCGGCAACACCGAGATCGTGTTCAAGCAGAAGGACCTGCATGAGGCGGCCAAGCTGAAGGGGGTTACGGTCGTCCCCGACACCGGCCTCGCGCCCGGCATGATCAACGTGCTGGCCGAGCACGGCATCCGCGCCATGGACAGCGTCGAGAGCGTCAAGCTGTTCGTCGGCGGCCTGCCGCAGCACCCGGTACCGCCGCTGAACTACCAGATCGTGTACTCGATCGAGGGTGTGCTCGACTACTACTCGACCCTGTCGTGGGTGGTTCGCGATGGCAAGCGTGTGCAGGTCACCGCGCTGTCGGAGCTCGAGCCGGTGGAGTTCGGCGGTTCGATCGGGACGCTCGAGGCATTCCACACGGCCGGCGGGCTCTCCACGATGGCGTGGCGGTATGAAGGCACGATCCCGGTGATGGAATACAAGACGCTGCGCTATCCCGGCCATGCGCAGATGATGGCCGCGATGCGGGACCTGGGGCTCTACGACACGGAGCCGGTGGATGTGAAGGGCACGAAGGTCGTGCCGCGCGACGTGTTCATCGCCACCGTCGGGCCGAAGCTCCGCAAGCCGGGCGGCACCGACCTGGTGGCGCTGCGCGTGGTGGTGACCGGCACGAAGGATGGTGCCCCTGCCACCCGCCAGTACGACCTGCTGGACTACTACGATGCCGAGCACGGGATCACGGCGATGATGCGCGTGACGGGCTACACCCTGTCGATCACCGGGCAGCTGATGGCCTCCCGGGCGCTGGCCTCGGGAGTCTACACGCCGGACGAGGTGTTCCCGGGTGATCGCTACATCGCCGAACTCGCGACGCGCGGGATCAACATCACTGTTTCGTAAGCGGCCGCCGGAACTGCAACAGCTTCAACGCAAAGACGCACAGGGTACAGAAGGACGCAAAGAGGTCGGTTCGCGTTGCAAACGTCCGAGCAGCACGCAGCATCGAGAGGCTTTGGGAACCGCAACTGCGAGAGCAGTTCCCCTCAGCCTTCCGTTCCGGGCGACGCAGACGCCTGCCTCACGGTGGAACTCTTTGCGTCCTTCTGTACCCTTTGCGCCTTGCGTTGAAGCTGTTGCCGTTCGAGCGCCGCAGATTCAGCGCGAGAAGTTCGCGAGGGTGACCCCGATGGCGTCGATGGCCTCGCGGGCGCGGTAGCGGTCCGTGCCGTTGTACAGCATCGCGAACGCGAGCAGCTCGCCGTTGCGGGCGGTGACGTAGCCGGCCAGCGCGACGATGTCGTTGGTGGTGCCGGTCTTGGCGTGCAGGTTGGTCTGCGCGGTGGTGCCGTTCATGCGGCGGCGCAGGGTGCCGCTCTCACCGGCGAGCGGGAGCGACGCGTGGAAGAGGGGCCCCCAGGTGGTGCGGTCCGCCCAGCCGAGGAGCTGCACCATCGCGCGCGGTGACACCCGGTCGAGCTGCGACAGCCCGCTGCCGTCGCTGGTGCGGACGGCGTCGGCGCGAACGTTCGCCGTGCGCTGCAGCATCGCGCGCAGCACCGTGTCGGCCGTGAATGCCGTGCCCGGCGTGTGGCGGTCCGATCCGCGCGCCGCCGCGCGGTACACATGCTCGGCGATCATGTTCACCGACTCGCGGTTCATCACCGTGAGCAGGGTCTCGAGCGGCGCCGACTGCCATGCGACGAGCGGTTCGGCGCCGTCGGGGGTCGCGTCGAGCGCCATGCCGTCGCGCACCGTCACCCCGTTGCGCCGGAGGGCCGCGAGGAATGCCCCGGTGGTGAACGCCGCCGGATCCTGCACGATGTAGGAGTACGAGCGCGGGCCGGCCAGCTCGCCGATGCTGCCGGTGACCGTGATGCCGGCGTCGGTGCGCGCGAAGCGGAGCGGCGCCGCGGTGCCCCGGACGGTGCGCACGTTCGCCGAGAGCGGGATGGCCGTCGTCGCCGGCTCCAGCACCACCTCGGCGGCACTGCCGCGTTGCGTGGGGCGGATCGTCACCCAGACGATGTTCTCGTTGAGCGAGAGCGCGGAGACCCGGCCCGCATACGAGTCCTGCAGGATGCGCGGGTGCCAGCCGTCAGGAATGCTGCGCGCCTCGAAGGCGGTGG comes from the Gemmatimonadaceae bacterium genome and includes:
- the dacB gene encoding D-alanyl-D-alanine carboxypeptidase/D-alanyl-D-alanine-endopeptidase, which translates into the protein MPLGLDGLRSDLGWLADSSIRSGSWGMMVVSLSHGDTLFARNADVPHLTASTQKMLTTALALEQLGPQYRYQTDILRTGSLRDGVLDGDLVLRGDGDPSLSTRFFGRTPDAAMDSLALRVVKAGVREVTGRVIGDATAFEARSIPDGWHPRILQDSYAGRVSALSLNENIVWVTIRPTQRGSAAEVVLEPATTAIPLSANVRTVRGTAAPLRFARTDAGITVTGSIGELAGPRSYSYIVQDPAAFTTGAFLAALRRNGVTVRDGMALDATPDGAEPLVAWQSAPLETLLTVMNRESVNMIAEHVYRAAARGSDRHTPGTAFTADTVLRAMLQRTANVRADAVRTSDGSGLSQLDRVSPRAMVQLLGWADRTTWGPLFHASLPLAGESGTLRRRMNGTTAQTNLHAKTGTTNDIVALAGYVTARNGELLAFAMLYNGTDRYRAREAIDAIGVTLANFSR
- a CDS encoding CoA-binding protein, with amino-acid sequence MPPHAPAAADGWRSHLLSTDEAIHAALARVHTIAVVGIKPEETGAPAWYVPEYTQRAGYRIIPVPVYYPEMTTVLGEPVHRALRDVPTPVDTVQLFRRPADIPPHLDDILALHPALVWMQLGIRHDAVAESLARAGIDVVQDRCMLVELRAMGR
- a CDS encoding saccharopine dehydrogenase NADP-binding domain-containing protein: MRFLVLGRGAQGSACAFDLLRSPGVSEVRIADLDVSSLPSFLPSGDPRLKAVSIDVRDRGAMLAQMGEVDAVLSAIPYYFNGELAALAVQAGVHFADLGGNTEIVFKQKDLHEAAKLKGVTVVPDTGLAPGMINVLAEHGIRAMDSVESVKLFVGGLPQHPVPPLNYQIVYSIEGVLDYYSTLSWVVRDGKRVQVTALSELEPVEFGGSIGTLEAFHTAGGLSTMAWRYEGTIPVMEYKTLRYPGHAQMMAAMRDLGLYDTEPVDVKGTKVVPRDVFIATVGPKLRKPGGTDLVALRVVVTGTKDGAPATRQYDLLDYYDAEHGITAMMRVTGYTLSITGQLMASRALASGVYTPDEVFPGDRYIAELATRGINITVS